From Topomyia yanbarensis strain Yona2022 chromosome 1, ASM3024719v1, whole genome shotgun sequence, one genomic window encodes:
- the LOC131691843 gene encoding uncharacterized protein LOC131691843, giving the protein METPLCAVVDPARDFRWHALRCGGPETAAFLCELPVPNWAADCTVTSMPSLTVQYMSDSGAVQLSRDCGEQGTRHMSCQGKLDRDSIMQQLQCGDQEEDAAAGTATESTENNQLSGVDDVATPQQTSLLTRKRQPPEILEHDILTVVSNNEEDNNIDVNPNQIEDTVKNVINKFNLVDLMQGDQSLHSGEDGDQDKEGKKAGGKKYSPLFEKKEKFDKKGEKKMDEEDEMMMGDQPDETETQPIDIVQQAVKPTEGDSDEGATAVVVVGGSTETVAVSSEVTPTESTTMDSRLRRSTDGEAYSDSTLASSTEVVTTEASTTTMEPTTSSTASHILPTTPKKELASIGDHFIPPMLMVKAHFSPTRAHVDTTTTELLTETPPTTAAPPTTSQVPSTTTEELSTTSQPEAIFSKEISSTEASSVMETDATTSHQIVEITFDDEELSSKIGTLSITTRQFTTDDTKLTTGANTEITSDANISTVYNATSTSEDHPSSTTIQLTSTTVAASSSTTTTVASTTTAPTTKLPSTTRSTSTTTTTTPAPVVNVQDHELHDILEDNDDHDSSAEEQEHHEELHNSFSNIENYQPYKPNRRRTLTKPEVHNNRGNYIKKILG; this is encoded by the exons ATGGAAACCCCACTGTGCGCGGTCGTAGACCCAGCACGAGATTTCCGCTGGCATGCCCTTCGTTGTGGCGGCCCGGAAACGGCTGCCTTTCTGTGCGAACTACCCG TCCCGAACTGGGCAGCGGATTGTACCGTCACCTCAATGCCATCACTAACCGTGCAGTACATGTCGGACAGCGGAGCGGTTCAACTATCCCGAGATTGCGGTGAACAAGGAACCCGGCACATGTCCTGCCAAGGTAAGCTCGACAGGGATTCGATTATGCAGCAGCTTCAGTGTGGCGATCAAGAGGAAGATGCGGCTGCCGGTACAGCAACGGAATCCACGGAAAATAATCAACTGTCGGGGGTTGATGATGTGGCGACACCTCAGCAAACGTCACTTCTGACGAGAAAACGACAGCCACCGGAGATTCTTGAGCACGACATACTGACGGTGGTGTCGAACAACGAGGAGGATAACAATATCGACGTCAACCCGAATCAGATCGAGGACACGGTCAAGAATGTGATCAATAAGTTTAATTTGGTAGATTTGATGCAAGGGGATCAATCGTTGCACAGCGGTGAAGATGGTGATCAGGACAAGGAAGGTAAGAAAGCTGGGGGTAAGAAGTATTCACCCTTGTTTGAGAAAAAAGAGAAGTTCGATAAAAAGGGGGAGaaaaaaatggatgaagaggATGAGATGATGATGGGTGATCAACCGGATGAAACGGAGACGCAGCCGATCGATATCGTGCAGCAAGCGGTGAAACCTACCGAAGGGGACTCGGACGAGGGTGCGACCGCGGTAGTAGTAGTCGGAGGTTCGACGGAAACAGTAGCGGTTTCCAGCGAGGTAACACCAACGGAGAGTACTACAATGGATTCAAGGTTGCGAAGGTCGACCGATGGAGAAGCGTACTCCGACAGTACGCTGGCTTCTTCGACTGAAGTGGTGACTACGGAAGCTTCGACTACAACCATGGAACCGACTACGAGTAGTACGGCCAGCCATATTCTTCCGACTACCCCAAAGAAAGAGTTGGCTTCCATTGGAGATCACTTCATCCCTCCGATGTTGATGGTTAAAGCTCACTTCTCTCCAACGCGAGCTCACGTGGATACGACTACCACTGAACTGCTGACGGAGACTCCGCCGACTACCGCAGCTCCGCCAACAACTTCGCAAGTACCATCAACGACAACGGAGGAGCTATCAACCACCAGCCAACCGGAAGCCATTTTTAGTAAGGAGATCTCTTCTACGGAGGCATCGTCCGTCATGGAAACTGACGCAACAACCTCTCATCAGATTGTTGAGATTACCTTCGATGACGAAGAATTATCCTCTAAAATCGGTACCCTGAGTATAACGACCCGTCAATTCACCACTGACGATACGAAGCTAACGACGGGTGCGAACACTGAAATAACGTCCGATGCCAACATCAGCACAGTTTACAATGCAACTTCTACATCGGAAGATCACCCCTCTTCCACAACAATACAGCTAACTAGCACTACTGTAGCTGCCAGTTCATCAACGACTACCACAGTAGCTTCCACAACTACAGCGCCAACTACCAAGCTCCCGTCGACCACTCGATCCACCAGCACTACCACCACCACAACCCCTGCTCCGGTTGTCAATGTCCAGGATCACGAACTGCACGACATTTTGGAGGACAATGATGATCACGATTCTTCTGCGGAAGAACAAGAACACCACGAGGAACTGCATAACAGTTTCTCCAACATTGAAAACTACCAACCGTACAAGCCGAACCGACGTCGAACACTCACCAAACCCGAGGTGCACAACAATCGTGGTAATTATATTAAAAAGATTCTCGGTTGA
- the LOC131691852 gene encoding exosome complex component RRP46 has protein sequence MTTDDETKNALRPMYCELNVLTRSDGSALLTQGETAVIASVHGPAEVKMQHMNVEKAHVEIHFRPRSGLGSVNDRLLESLIRNTYESAILTGLHPRTAISVQIQEMQNLGGLVACAINAVCLALVNSGIEMKYLVAAVHSVLGEDGEITLDPDELQSKDARAKFTFVFESVRRNTVSIYTHGKFTPEQYHRALRMGTTAVEKVFDFYREIVVKQCKAL, from the exons ATGACCACCGACGACGAAACAAAAAACGCACTGCGGCCGATGTATTGCGAGCTGAACGTTCTCACACGATCGGATGGATCTGCTCTGCTGACACAAG GAGAAACAGCCGTCATAGCCAGTGTCCACGGACCGGCGGAAGTCAAAATGCAACATATGAACGTGGAAAAAGCCCACGTTGAAATTCACTTTCGACCCCGATCCGGTCTGGGAAGCGTCAACGATCGCCTGCTGGAAAGTCTAATTAGAAACACCTACGAATCGGCCATCCTGACGGGACTCCACCCACGAACGGCAATCTCCGTTCAGATCCAAGAAATGCAAAATCTCGGCGGACTTGTAGCTTGTGCCATTAATGCCGTCTGTTTGGCGCTGGTCAACAGCGGCATCGAGATGAAATATCTGGTAGCGGCGGTGCACAGCGTGCTTGGAGAGGATGGTGAAATTACGTTGGATCCGGATGAGTTACAGTCCAAGGATGCACGGGCAAAGTTTACGTTTGTGTTTGAAAGCGTCCGCAGGAATACGGTTTCTATTTATACGCACGGAAAGTTTACACCGGAACAGTACCACCGGGCGCTGAGGATGGGTACGACCGCGGTGGAGAAGGTATTTGATTTCTATCGGGAGATTGTGGTGAAGCAGTGTAAGGCGCTGTGA